A single region of the Pseudomonas sp. B21-023 genome encodes:
- the cysT gene encoding sulfate ABC transporter permease subunit CysT, which translates to MSRRISPVIPGFGLTLGYTLVYLSLIVLIPLAAMFIHASQLTWEQFWNIVSAPRVIAALKLSFGTALFAAIINGVIGTLLAWVLVRYTFPGRKVIDAMIDLPFALPTAVAGIALTALYAPAGWVGQFATDLGFKIAYTPLGITLALTFVTLPFVVRTVQPVLADIPREVEEAAACLGAKPLQVFRHVLAPALLPAWLTGFALAFARGVGEYGSVIFIAGNMPMKTEILPLLIMVKLDQYDYTGATAIGVLMLVVSFILLLLINLLQRRIETP; encoded by the coding sequence ATGTCACGTCGCATTTCCCCCGTCATACCCGGCTTCGGGCTGACACTGGGCTACACCTTGGTGTACCTCAGCCTGATCGTGCTGATACCGCTGGCGGCCATGTTCATCCATGCCTCGCAGCTCACCTGGGAGCAGTTCTGGAACATCGTCAGCGCGCCGCGGGTCATCGCCGCGCTGAAGCTGAGTTTCGGTACCGCCCTGTTCGCAGCCATCATCAATGGCGTGATCGGCACCCTGCTGGCCTGGGTGCTGGTGCGCTACACCTTCCCCGGGCGCAAGGTCATCGATGCGATGATCGACCTGCCGTTCGCCCTGCCCACCGCCGTGGCCGGCATCGCCTTGACCGCCTTGTACGCCCCTGCGGGCTGGGTCGGCCAGTTCGCCACGGATCTTGGTTTCAAGATCGCCTACACCCCACTGGGCATTACCCTGGCGCTGACGTTCGTCACCCTGCCGTTCGTGGTACGCACGGTGCAGCCAGTGCTGGCTGACATCCCGCGTGAGGTGGAAGAGGCCGCTGCCTGCCTGGGCGCGAAACCTTTGCAGGTGTTCCGCCATGTACTGGCCCCGGCGTTGCTGCCTGCCTGGCTGACCGGCTTCGCCCTGGCCTTCGCCCGTGGCGTTGGCGAGTATGGCTCGGTGATCTTCATCGCCGGCAACATGCCGATGAAGACCGAGATCCTGCCGTTGCTGATCATGGTCAAGCTCGACCAGTACGACTACACCGGCGCCACTGCCATCGGCGTATTGATGCTGGTGGTTTCCTTCATCCTGCTGCTGCTGATCAACTTGCTGCAGCGGCGCATCGAAACCCCTTGA
- a CDS encoding efflux RND transporter periplasmic adaptor subunit, whose amino-acid sequence MRPLLPIVSACLLLVACGGEEVQPEPVRPVLSTVVEPQVQAQLGRFAGNIQARFESTLGFRVSGRIARRWLDVGAQVKPGDTLATLDPTDQQNQLRAAEGDLARVQAQWINAQADARRQQQLYDRGVGAQAQLDIAQTNLKTTGASLAQARSAVSQARDQLDYSTLRSDHAAVITAWQAEAGQTVSAGQAVVTLARPDVKEAVIDLPIALAEQLSRDLTFTVASQLDTSINTTATLRELEPQADTTTRTRRARLTLASTPEAFHLGTAISVTLTSALTPRSQLPRSALLERDGKTQVWVVDPQGKTVATRDVTLAERGPDSIILSSGVQPGERVVTAGVNSLKPGQKVIFDEDAR is encoded by the coding sequence ATGAGGCCGTTGCTGCCGATAGTGTCTGCCTGCCTGTTGCTGGTTGCCTGTGGTGGCGAGGAAGTCCAGCCCGAACCCGTGCGACCGGTGTTGTCGACCGTGGTCGAACCCCAGGTGCAAGCGCAGCTTGGGCGCTTTGCCGGCAATATCCAGGCGCGCTTCGAGAGCACCTTGGGCTTCCGCGTGTCTGGCCGTATCGCCCGGCGCTGGCTGGATGTCGGGGCCCAGGTCAAGCCCGGCGATACCTTGGCTACCCTCGATCCGACCGACCAGCAGAACCAGCTGCGTGCCGCCGAAGGCGACCTTGCGCGGGTGCAGGCGCAGTGGATCAATGCCCAGGCCGATGCCCGTCGCCAGCAACAACTGTATGACCGCGGCGTCGGCGCCCAAGCCCAGCTGGACATCGCCCAGACCAACCTGAAGACTACCGGCGCGTCGCTGGCGCAGGCGCGTTCGGCAGTCAGCCAGGCCCGCGACCAGCTCGACTACAGCACCCTGCGTAGCGACCATGCCGCGGTGATCACGGCCTGGCAGGCCGAGGCCGGGCAGACTGTCAGCGCCGGCCAGGCCGTAGTCACCCTGGCGCGCCCGGACGTGAAGGAAGCGGTGATCGACCTGCCGATAGCCTTGGCCGAACAACTGAGCCGCGACCTCACCTTCACCGTCGCCTCGCAGCTCGACACCAGCATCAACACTACTGCCACCTTGCGCGAGCTGGAGCCCCAGGCAGATACCACCACCCGTACCCGCCGCGCCCGCCTGACCCTGGCCAGCACCCCGGAGGCTTTCCACCTGGGGACAGCGATCAGCGTCACCCTGACCTCGGCGCTGACGCCGCGCAGCCAGTTGCCGCGTTCCGCGTTGCTCGAGCGCGATGGCAAGACCCAGGTCTGGGTGGTCGACCCGCAGGGCAAGACCGTGGCCACCCGTGACGTCACCCTGGCGGAACGTGGCCCTGACAGCATCATCCTGTCCTCCGGTGTGCAACCCGGCGAGCGCGTCGTCACCGCCGGCGTGAACAGCCTCAAGCCTGGCCAGAAGGTCATCTTCGACGAGGACGCACGATGA
- the cysW gene encoding sulfate ABC transporter permease subunit CysW, with the protein MSSSTLGATAAANAARRGSATSRRVLISLAWIVFALFLALPLVIVVSQALKNGFGTFFEAIFEADALSALKLTLLAVAISVPLNLLFGVSAAWCVSKYSFRGKSILVTLIDLPFSVSPVIAGLVYVLMFGAQGLFGPWLQDHDIQIVFALPGIVLATIFVTVPFVARELIPLMQEQGTQEEEAARLLGANGWQMFWHVTLPNIKWGLIYGVVLCTARAMGEFGAVSVVSGHIRGVTNTLPLHVEILYNEYNHVAAFSVASLLLILALFILLLKQWSENRINRLRHSAAEE; encoded by the coding sequence ATGTCTTCATCAACCCTTGGCGCAACCGCCGCCGCCAACGCCGCCCGGCGTGGCAGTGCCACTTCGCGCCGCGTGCTGATCTCCCTGGCCTGGATCGTCTTTGCGCTGTTCCTGGCCTTGCCGCTGGTGATCGTTGTGTCTCAGGCCCTGAAAAACGGCTTCGGCACCTTCTTCGAGGCGATCTTCGAGGCCGATGCGTTGTCTGCGCTCAAACTGACCCTGCTGGCGGTGGCCATTTCGGTGCCGCTGAACCTGCTGTTCGGGGTCAGCGCCGCCTGGTGCGTGAGCAAGTACAGCTTCCGTGGCAAAAGTATCCTGGTGACCCTGATCGACCTGCCGTTCTCGGTGTCACCGGTGATCGCCGGCCTGGTCTACGTGCTGATGTTCGGCGCCCAGGGCCTGTTCGGTCCGTGGCTGCAGGACCACGACATCCAGATCGTCTTCGCCCTGCCGGGCATCGTCCTGGCGACCATCTTCGTCACCGTGCCGTTTGTCGCCCGTGAACTGATCCCGCTGATGCAGGAGCAGGGTACCCAGGAAGAGGAGGCCGCGCGCCTGCTCGGCGCCAACGGCTGGCAGATGTTCTGGCACGTCACGCTACCGAACATCAAGTGGGGCCTGATCTACGGCGTGGTGCTGTGCACCGCCCGGGCCATGGGCGAGTTCGGCGCGGTGTCGGTGGTGTCCGGGCATATCCGTGGCGTCACCAACACCTTGCCGCTGCACGTGGAGATCCTCTACAACGAGTACAACCATGTCGCGGCCTTCAGCGTGGCCAGCCTGCTGCTGATCCTGGCGCTCTTCATCCTGCTGCTCAAGCAGTGGAGCGAGAACCGTATTAACCGCCTGCGCCACAGCGCCGCGGAGGAATGA
- a CDS encoding biopolymer transporter ExbD, translated as MAFSTQDSDEVLSEINVTPLVDVMLVLLVVFIVTAPLLTNAIPINLPKTEAVAPVEQKDPLVVSIDGSGKLFINKDEIQPDLLETNLKAAKDKDAELRVQLQADDGVNYGEVARAMAAIERAGISKLAVITAR; from the coding sequence ATGGCCTTCTCGACCCAGGACAGCGATGAAGTGTTGAGTGAAATCAACGTCACGCCGTTGGTGGACGTCATGCTGGTGCTGTTGGTGGTGTTCATCGTCACCGCGCCGTTGCTGACCAACGCCATCCCTATCAACCTGCCCAAGACCGAGGCCGTGGCCCCGGTGGAGCAGAAGGACCCGCTGGTAGTGAGCATCGACGGCAGCGGCAAGCTGTTCATCAACAAGGACGAGATCCAGCCCGACCTGCTGGAGACCAACCTCAAGGCTGCCAAGGACAAGGACGCCGAGCTGCGTGTGCAGCTGCAGGCCGACGATGGTGTGAACTACGGCGAGGTCGCCCGCGCAATGGCGGCGATCGAGCGTGCCGGGATCAGCAAGCTGGCGGTGATCACCGCGCGCTGA
- a CDS encoding MotA/TolQ/ExbB proton channel family protein — protein MSLLASPLESVEGAVIWLLVGFSVATWALALVKVVQFVRLKNQDKRFHQQFWAASSLDSAAEPAHDLPGPAARVAQAGFAAIAVGEPGHANDLSQAINHQDRLERALRQQIVRERRSLETGLAVVASIGSTSPFIGLFGTVWGIMEALKGISAAGSASLETVAGPIGAALVATGVGIAVAVPAVLVYNYFLRRLKLTAADLDDFAHDFYSLAQKSAFRVLVHPAVQRQHTGFTQPVKEAS, from the coding sequence ATGAGCTTGTTGGCATCCCCCCTCGAATCCGTTGAAGGCGCGGTCATCTGGCTGCTGGTCGGCTTCTCCGTCGCCACCTGGGCGCTGGCCCTGGTCAAGGTCGTGCAGTTCGTGCGCCTGAAGAACCAGGACAAGCGCTTCCACCAGCAGTTCTGGGCCGCGTCCAGCCTCGACTCCGCCGCCGAGCCGGCCCACGATCTGCCAGGCCCGGCTGCCCGTGTCGCCCAGGCGGGCTTTGCGGCGATCGCGGTTGGCGAGCCTGGTCACGCTAACGATTTGAGCCAGGCCATCAACCACCAGGACCGCCTGGAGCGAGCCCTGCGCCAGCAGATCGTCCGTGAGCGTCGTTCGCTGGAAACCGGCCTGGCGGTGGTGGCCAGTATCGGCAGCACTTCGCCCTTCATCGGCCTGTTCGGCACGGTGTGGGGCATCATGGAGGCGCTCAAGGGCATCAGCGCGGCGGGTTCGGCGAGCCTGGAGACCGTGGCCGGGCCCATCGGCGCGGCGTTGGTGGCCACCGGCGTGGGTATCGCCGTCGCGGTGCCGGCGGTGCTGGTCTACAACTACTTCCTCCGTCGCCTCAAGCTGACCGCCGCCGACCTCGACGACTTCGCCCACGACTTCTACAGCCTGGCGCAGAAGAGTGCGTTCCGCGTACTGGTGCACCCGGCGGTACAGCGCCAGCACACCGGCTTCACCCAACCTGTGAAGGAGGCGTCCTGA
- a CDS encoding efflux RND transporter permease subunit, producing the protein MKGSFNLSEWALKHQSFVWYLMFVGLLMGIFSYFNLGREEDPSFTIKTMVIQTRWPGATQDETLYQITDRIEKKLEELDSLDYVKSYTRPGESTVYVYLRDTTKAKDIPDIWYQVRKKIQDIRGQFPQGVQGPGFNDEFGDVFGSIYAFTSDGLNLRQLRDYVEQARAEVREVHNIGKIELIGTQDEVLYLNFSTRKLAALGIDQRQVMEALKSQNAVTPAGVIEAGPERISVRTTGQFASEKDLETVNLRINDRFFRLADIADIERGYVDPPSPIFRYNGQPAIGLAIGMKAGGNIEVFGAALKKKMDSIVSELPVGVGVHTVSDQAVVVKQAVGGFTSALFEAVVIVLVVSFVSLGVRAGLVVACSIPLVLAMVFVFMEYSDITMQRISLGALIIALGLLVDDAMITVEVMVTRLEMGETKEQAATFAYTSTAFPMLTGTLVTVAGFVPIGLNASSAGEYTYTLFAVIAVALLVSWVVAVFFAPVLGVHILSSEKLKPHEAEPGRVGRAFEHGLLWCMRHRWVTVIGTIVLFALSVVGMRFVQNQFFPSSDRPEILVDLDLPQNASIEETRKVVDRLEAKIKDDPDLVRWSTYIGQGAIRFYLPLDQQLQNPYYAQLVIVSKGFEERQGMIERLQKLLREDFVGIGSNVQSLEMGPPVGRPIQYRVSGKDIDQVRRYAIELATVLDGNEHIGDMMYDWNEPGKVLRIEIAQDKARQLGLSSEDVANVMNSIVSGVPVTQVNDNIYLVDVIARAEDSERGSPDTLQNLQIVSPSGVSIPLLAFATVRYELEQPLVWRRDRKPTITIKASVVGDIQPTNLVAQLKPKIDEFAGKLPPGYGVATGGTVEESSKAQGPIADVIPLMLFLMATFLMIQLHSVQKLFLVVSVAPLGLIGVVLALVPTGTPMGFVAILGILALAGIIIRNSVILVTQIDEFEEQGYTPWDAVVEATNHRRRPILLTAAAASLGMIPIAREVFWGPMAYAMIGGIISATLLTLLFLPALYVAWYKIREPEKTS; encoded by the coding sequence ATGAAAGGAAGCTTCAACCTCTCCGAATGGGCGCTCAAGCACCAGTCCTTCGTCTGGTACCTGATGTTCGTCGGCCTGCTGATGGGGATTTTTTCCTACTTCAACCTGGGTCGAGAGGAGGATCCGTCCTTCACCATCAAGACCATGGTGATCCAGACCCGCTGGCCCGGCGCGACCCAGGACGAGACGCTGTACCAGATCACCGACCGGATCGAAAAGAAACTCGAGGAGCTCGATTCGCTCGACTACGTGAAAAGTTATACCCGCCCCGGTGAATCGACGGTCTACGTGTACCTGCGCGACACCACCAAGGCCAAGGACATTCCGGACATCTGGTACCAGGTGCGCAAGAAGATCCAGGACATCCGCGGCCAGTTCCCCCAGGGCGTACAGGGCCCGGGCTTCAACGACGAGTTCGGCGACGTGTTCGGCTCGATCTACGCTTTCACCTCCGATGGCCTGAACCTGCGTCAGCTGCGCGACTATGTGGAGCAGGCCCGCGCGGAGGTGCGCGAGGTGCACAACATCGGCAAGATCGAGCTGATCGGCACCCAGGATGAAGTGCTCTACCTGAACTTCTCCACCCGCAAGCTGGCAGCCCTGGGCATCGACCAGCGGCAGGTCATGGAGGCGCTGAAATCGCAGAACGCGGTGACCCCGGCGGGGGTGATCGAAGCCGGCCCCGAGCGGATTTCGGTGCGCACCACCGGGCAGTTCGCCTCGGAGAAGGACCTGGAGACGGTCAACCTGCGCATCAACGACCGCTTCTTCCGCCTGGCCGATATCGCCGACATCGAGCGTGGCTATGTCGACCCACCGTCGCCGATCTTCCGCTACAACGGCCAGCCGGCCATCGGCCTGGCCATCGGCATGAAGGCCGGCGGCAACATCGAGGTGTTTGGCGCTGCGCTGAAGAAGAAGATGGACAGCATCGTCAGCGAACTGCCGGTCGGGGTCGGCGTGCACACCGTGTCCGACCAGGCGGTAGTGGTCAAGCAGGCGGTTGGCGGCTTCACCAGTGCGTTGTTCGAAGCCGTGGTGATCGTGCTGGTGGTGAGCTTCGTCAGCCTGGGCGTGCGTGCCGGGCTGGTGGTGGCCTGCTCGATCCCGCTGGTGCTGGCCATGGTGTTCGTGTTCATGGAGTACAGCGATATCACCATGCAGCGGATCTCGCTGGGTGCGCTGATCATTGCCCTGGGCCTGCTGGTTGATGACGCGATGATCACCGTGGAGGTGATGGTCACGCGCCTGGAAATGGGCGAGACGAAAGAGCAGGCGGCGACCTTCGCCTACACCTCGACGGCCTTCCCCATGCTTACCGGAACCCTGGTGACCGTGGCCGGTTTCGTGCCGATCGGCCTCAATGCCAGCTCGGCCGGTGAATATACCTATACCTTGTTCGCGGTGATCGCCGTGGCGCTGCTGGTGTCGTGGGTGGTGGCAGTGTTCTTCGCCCCGGTGCTGGGGGTGCATATCCTCAGCAGCGAAAAGCTCAAGCCCCACGAGGCCGAACCCGGGCGAGTGGGCCGGGCATTCGAACATGGCCTGCTGTGGTGCATGCGCCACCGCTGGGTGACGGTGATCGGCACCATCGTGCTGTTCGCACTGTCGGTGGTGGGCATGCGCTTCGTGCAGAACCAGTTCTTCCCATCCTCGGACCGCCCGGAGATCCTGGTCGATCTCGACCTGCCGCAGAACGCCTCGATCGAGGAAACGCGCAAGGTGGTGGATCGCCTGGAGGCGAAGATCAAGGACGACCCCGACCTGGTGCGCTGGAGCACTTACATCGGCCAGGGCGCGATCCGCTTCTACCTGCCCCTCGACCAGCAACTGCAGAATCCCTATTACGCCCAGCTGGTGATCGTCAGCAAGGGCTTCGAAGAGCGCCAAGGCATGATCGAGCGCCTGCAGAAACTGCTGCGCGAGGACTTCGTCGGCATCGGCAGCAACGTGCAGTCGCTGGAGATGGGCCCGCCGGTGGGCCGGCCGATCCAGTACCGGGTCAGCGGCAAGGACATCGACCAGGTGCGCCGCTATGCCATCGAACTGGCCACGGTGCTCGATGGCAACGAACATATCGGCGACATGATGTACGACTGGAACGAGCCCGGTAAGGTGCTGCGCATCGAGATCGCCCAGGACAAGGCACGCCAGCTGGGGCTGTCGTCCGAAGACGTGGCCAATGTGATGAACAGCATCGTCAGTGGTGTGCCGGTCACCCAGGTCAACGACAACATCTATCTGGTCGACGTCATTGCCCGCGCCGAGGACAGCGAGCGGGGCTCGCCCGACACCCTGCAGAACCTGCAGATCGTAAGTCCCAGCGGTGTGTCGATTCCCCTGCTGGCGTTCGCCACCGTGCGCTACGAGCTGGAGCAGCCATTGGTGTGGCGGCGCGACCGCAAGCCGACCATCACCATCAAGGCCTCGGTGGTCGGCGATATCCAGCCGACCAACCTGGTGGCGCAGCTCAAGCCGAAGATCGACGAGTTCGCCGGCAAGCTGCCGCCCGGCTACGGCGTGGCCACCGGCGGTACGGTGGAGGAGAGCAGCAAGGCCCAGGGGCCGATCGCCGACGTTATCCCGCTGATGCTGTTCCTCATGGCGACCTTCCTGATGATCCAGCTGCACAGCGTGCAGAAGCTGTTCCTGGTGGTCAGCGTCGCGCCGCTGGGTCTGATCGGCGTGGTCCTGGCCCTGGTACCCACGGGCACGCCCATGGGCTTCGTGGCGATCCTCGGCATCCTCGCCCTGGCCGGGATCATCATCCGCAACTCGGTGATCCTGGTGACCCAGATCGACGAATTCGAGGAGCAGGGCTACACCCCCTGGGACGCGGTGGTGGAGGCGACCAACCACCGCCGCCGGCCGATCCTGCTGACGGCGGCGGCGGCGAGCCTGGGCATGATCCCGATTGCCCGGGAAGTGTTCTGGGGGCCGATGGCCTACGCCATGATCGGCGGCATCATCAGCGCAACGCTGCTGACGCTGTTGTTCCTGCCGGCGCTGTACGTGGCCTGGTACAAGATCCGCGAGCCGGAAAAGACTTCCTGA
- a CDS encoding alpha/beta hydrolase — translation MRNESIRYLIVPGWQGSPDNHWQSHWQRSLPNSARVEQSDWLTPQRRDWVQALEQAIAAERSPVILIAHSLGCITVAHWAAQASPDLQQRVRGALLVAPADVERPNCAPALRNFAPIPLQALPFPSQVVSSDNDPAVSVPRALYLAQAWGAEAGLLANAGHINVKSGHLRWEQGFAYLYRLQARVDQRALRSA, via the coding sequence ATGCGCAATGAGTCGATTCGTTACCTGATTGTGCCGGGCTGGCAAGGATCGCCAGACAACCATTGGCAAAGTCACTGGCAGCGCAGCCTGCCCAATAGTGCCCGGGTCGAGCAGAGCGACTGGCTCACGCCACAACGGCGCGATTGGGTACAGGCGCTGGAGCAAGCGATTGCCGCCGAGCGCTCGCCGGTGATTCTCATCGCCCACAGCCTCGGCTGCATCACGGTCGCGCATTGGGCCGCCCAGGCCAGCCCTGATCTGCAGCAAAGGGTGCGCGGCGCGCTGCTGGTGGCACCGGCGGATGTCGAGCGGCCGAATTGCGCGCCGGCCCTGCGCAATTTCGCGCCGATTCCCCTGCAGGCCCTGCCGTTTCCCAGCCAAGTGGTCAGCTCCGACAACGACCCGGCGGTGAGCGTGCCGCGCGCGTTGTACCTGGCGCAGGCCTGGGGCGCCGAAGCCGGGCTGTTGGCCAACGCCGGGCATATCAACGTCAAGTCCGGGCACCTGCGGTGGGAGCAAGGCTTTGCCTATCTCTACCGGCTGCAGGCCCGTGTCGACCAGCGCGCCCTGCGCAGCGCCTGA
- the oscA gene encoding sulfur starvation response protein OscA gives MSASLRSIDGQDEATILREIQSALRDLRFGAVEITVHNAQVVQIERKEKFRLQQPGNKTG, from the coding sequence ATGAGTGCATCTCTGCGCAGCATCGACGGTCAGGACGAAGCCACCATTCTGCGTGAAATCCAGAGTGCCCTGCGCGACCTGCGCTTTGGCGCGGTGGAGATCACCGTGCACAACGCCCAGGTGGTGCAGATCGAACGCAAGGAGAAGTTCCGCCTGCAGCAGCCCGGTAACAAGACCGGCTGA
- a CDS encoding sulfate ABC transporter substrate-binding protein codes for MSIRRYALAALASAVFAGSAIAKDYELLNVSYDPTRELYQQYNAEFIKHWQAANPGDKVKIQQSHGGSGKQGRAVIDGLRADVVTLALAGDIDEIAKLGKTLPEDWQKRLPDASTPYTSTIVFLVRKGNPKGIKDWGDLIKKDVSVITPNPKTSGGARWNFLAAWAYGLKTGGSEDKAKAYVQELFKHVPVLDTGARGSTITFVNNGQGDVLLAWENEAFLALKEDGGADKFEIVVPSLSILAEPPVAVVDKNAEKKGNEKIAEEYLKHLYSPAGQKIAAQNFYRPRDAKVAAEFGKQFPKLDLVTIDKDFGGWKTAQPKFFNDGGVFDQIYQAQ; via the coding sequence ATGTCCATCCGCCGTTATGCGCTTGCCGCCCTGGCCAGTGCCGTTTTTGCCGGTTCCGCGATCGCCAAGGACTACGAATTGCTGAACGTGTCCTATGACCCGACCCGCGAGTTGTACCAGCAGTACAACGCCGAGTTCATCAAGCATTGGCAAGCCGCCAACCCCGGCGACAAGGTGAAGATCCAGCAGTCCCACGGCGGTTCGGGCAAGCAGGGCCGCGCGGTCATCGACGGCCTGCGCGCCGACGTGGTGACCCTGGCCCTGGCCGGCGATATCGACGAGATCGCCAAGCTTGGCAAGACCCTGCCGGAGGACTGGCAGAAGCGCCTGCCGGACGCCAGCACGCCGTACACCTCGACCATCGTGTTCCTGGTACGCAAGGGCAACCCGAAAGGCATCAAGGACTGGGGCGACCTGATCAAGAAAGACGTCTCGGTGATCACGCCCAATCCAAAGACCTCCGGCGGCGCCCGCTGGAACTTCCTCGCCGCCTGGGCCTATGGCCTGAAGACCGGCGGCAGCGAAGACAAGGCCAAGGCCTACGTGCAGGAGCTGTTCAAGCACGTGCCGGTGCTCGATACCGGCGCCCGCGGCTCGACCATCACCTTTGTTAACAACGGGCAGGGCGATGTGCTGCTGGCGTGGGAAAACGAAGCCTTCCTGGCGCTAAAGGAAGACGGTGGCGCCGACAAGTTCGAGATTGTCGTGCCTTCGCTGTCAATCCTGGCCGAGCCACCGGTGGCGGTGGTCGACAAGAACGCCGAGAAGAAGGGCAACGAGAAGATCGCCGAAGAGTATCTCAAGCATCTGTACAGCCCGGCTGGCCAGAAGATCGCTGCACAAAACTTCTACCGTCCGCGTGACGCGAAGGTTGCCGCCGAATTCGGCAAGCAGTTCCCGAAACTGGACCTGGTGACCATCGACAAGGACTTCGGTGGCTGGAAGACTGCGCAGCCGAAGTTCTTCAACGATGGCGGTGTGTTCGACCAGATTTATCAGGCACAGTGA
- a CDS encoding energy transducer TonB, which produces MGNVQTAVRAFEQPWHPASGDLVELGRTLRLPLGQLRLQRTPLSGLKRRDKLALVLLVLALHGAVAYWINQAPTPALPIVPPQIPPMTIEFAAPAPPVVEPPPPAPAAPVVEPPPPVLDELAAKPKPKPKVVPKPVAKPQPKPQPKPVEAPPPTPTPVAAPAPSAPPAPAPVTPASANAAYLKNPAPEYPQMAQRRGWEGTVLLRVEVLPSGKPGQIQIQKSSGRDALDAAALAAVKRWSFVPAKQGEVAQVGWVSVPIDFKLR; this is translated from the coding sequence ATGGGTAATGTCCAGACGGCCGTCAGGGCCTTTGAGCAGCCATGGCACCCGGCATCGGGCGACCTGGTCGAGCTCGGACGCACGCTACGCCTGCCGCTTGGTCAGTTACGCCTGCAACGCACGCCGCTGAGCGGCCTCAAACGACGCGACAAGCTGGCGTTGGTGCTGCTGGTGCTGGCCCTGCACGGTGCCGTCGCCTACTGGATCAACCAGGCACCGACCCCGGCGTTGCCCATCGTGCCGCCGCAGATTCCGCCCATGACCATCGAGTTCGCCGCGCCCGCGCCGCCGGTCGTCGAGCCGCCGCCGCCAGCCCCGGCAGCGCCTGTGGTCGAACCGCCACCGCCGGTGCTCGACGAGTTGGCTGCCAAGCCAAAGCCCAAGCCGAAAGTCGTGCCCAAGCCTGTGGCCAAGCCACAGCCAAAACCGCAGCCGAAACCGGTCGAAGCGCCGCCACCCACGCCGACGCCCGTGGCCGCGCCGGCTCCGTCTGCGCCACCCGCCCCGGCCCCGGTGACGCCAGCCTCGGCCAACGCCGCGTACCTCAAGAACCCGGCGCCGGAATATCCGCAGATGGCCCAGCGCCGTGGCTGGGAGGGCACCGTGCTGCTGCGCGTCGAGGTGCTGCCCAGTGGCAAGCCAGGGCAGATCCAGATCCAGAAAAGCAGTGGTCGCGACGCCCTGGACGCCGCCGCGCTGGCGGCGGTGAAACGCTGGAGCTTCGTCCCGGCCAAGCAGGGCGAGGTGGCCCAGGTGGGTTGGGTCAGCGTACCGATCGATTTCAAGCTTCGTTAA
- a CDS encoding sulfate/molybdate ABC transporter ATP-binding protein, with protein sequence MSIEVRNVSKRFNSFQALDNINLDIHSGELVALLGPSGCGKTTLLRIIAGLETPDDGSIVFHGEDVSGHDVRDRNVGFVFQHYALFRHMSVFDNVAFGLRMKPKGERPSESKIAEKVHELLNMVQLDWLSDRYPEQLSGGQRQRIALARALAVEPKVLLLDEPFGALDAKVRKELRRWLARLHEDINLTSVFVTHDQEEAMEVADRIVVMNKGVIEQIGSPGEVYEKPANDFVYHFLGDSNRLALSEGHHVLFRPHEVSLSRHETEGHHAAEVRDIRPLGATTRVTLKVEGQSELIEAEVVKDHDSLTGLARGETLFFRPKVWQKVADI encoded by the coding sequence ATGTCGATCGAAGTTCGTAACGTCAGCAAGCGCTTCAACAGCTTCCAGGCCCTGGACAACATCAACCTGGACATCCACAGCGGCGAGCTGGTTGCCCTGCTTGGCCCGTCGGGCTGCGGCAAGACCACTCTGCTGCGCATTATCGCCGGCCTGGAAACCCCGGATGACGGCAGCATCGTGTTCCATGGTGAAGACGTGTCCGGGCACGACGTGCGTGATCGCAACGTCGGCTTCGTGTTCCAGCACTACGCGCTGTTCCGCCATATGAGCGTGTTTGACAACGTCGCCTTCGGGCTGCGCATGAAACCCAAGGGCGAGCGCCCGAGCGAGAGCAAGATCGCCGAGAAGGTCCACGAGCTGCTGAACATGGTGCAGCTCGACTGGTTGTCAGATCGCTACCCCGAGCAGTTGTCCGGTGGCCAGCGCCAGCGTATCGCCCTGGCTCGTGCCCTGGCGGTGGAGCCCAAGGTGCTGTTGCTCGACGAGCCGTTCGGGGCGCTGGATGCCAAGGTGCGCAAGGAGCTGCGCCGCTGGCTGGCGCGGCTGCACGAGGACATCAACCTGACCTCGGTATTCGTTACCCACGACCAGGAAGAGGCCATGGAAGTCGCCGACCGCATCGTGGTGATGAACAAGGGCGTGATCGAGCAGATCGGTTCGCCCGGCGAGGTGTACGAAAAGCCGGCCAACGACTTTGTCTACCACTTCCTTGGTGACTCCAACCGCCTGGCGCTCAGCGAAGGCCACCATGTGCTGTTCCGCCCGCACGAGGTGTCGCTGTCGCGCCATGAGACCGAAGGCCACCATGCCGCCGAGGTCCGCGATATCCGCCCGTTGGGCGCGACCACCCGGGTCACCTTGAAGGTGGAAGGGCAAAGCGAGCTGATCGAGGCCGAGGTGGTCAAGGATCACGACAGCCTGACCGGGTTGGCGCGCGGGGAGACGTTGTTCTTCCGGCCAAAGGTGTGGCAGAAGGTGGCGGATATCTGA